In Stieleria varia, one genomic interval encodes:
- a CDS encoding tail fiber domain-containing protein codes for MKTAVLSLLLLFSIFAVKADGQSLTGERVLLDSSFPYIRFTRTSDQSHYIDCLTDQLSFLLNGSYRFRVFETAKPDALVVDSQGITVAGSGTGTQIIIDQVPTSQQFGVTSLSSQQGLHNGGIGFRVDSASYPFYVFDTANNESLSVREEGVGIGTYDATAPLHVYSDGNPFSEASVRVENNLGGSPVQREMFSLVNNGGSKFTFTDTSNGNRWLFATQNNGSFVCSRSGTNGNEFVITADGRVTMGPGPAINFNLAPNGNLQIAGTLTQSSDKNLKTAFMSVDPLTILDRVASMPVQSWQFKFDEPELRHLGPTAQDFHAAFGLGQDDKTIAPVDGIGVSLAAIQALKIECVEKDNRIDELEVELSSYKRDMDQQKEQLTKQGILLSEQDERLSNQNAQLSQQRESIAEQRKTLVELMSRLDNIENVRRHERNDSSRVAPSQKESATSDDAVSF; via the coding sequence ATGAAAACGGCCGTTCTTTCACTGTTGCTTCTGTTCAGCATTTTCGCCGTCAAGGCCGATGGTCAAAGTCTTACGGGTGAGCGTGTCCTGTTAGATTCCAGCTTTCCTTACATTCGATTCACTCGCACAAGCGATCAATCTCACTACATCGACTGTCTGACTGATCAATTGTCATTCCTGCTAAATGGTTCCTACAGGTTTCGCGTCTTCGAGACGGCTAAGCCAGATGCATTGGTGGTTGACAGTCAGGGAATCACCGTTGCCGGAAGCGGTACGGGGACACAAATCATCATCGATCAGGTACCGACATCCCAGCAGTTTGGGGTCACAAGCCTTTCCTCTCAGCAGGGGCTTCACAACGGCGGAATCGGTTTCAGGGTAGACAGTGCTTCGTATCCCTTTTATGTCTTTGATACAGCTAATAACGAATCACTTTCTGTTCGTGAGGAAGGAGTCGGCATCGGCACGTACGACGCGACCGCTCCTTTGCATGTTTATTCAGATGGAAATCCATTTTCAGAAGCCAGCGTTCGCGTGGAGAATAACCTGGGTGGTTCTCCCGTTCAGCGAGAGATGTTCTCGTTGGTCAACAATGGCGGATCCAAATTCACCTTCACCGATACGAGCAATGGTAACAGATGGCTTTTTGCCACGCAGAACAACGGTTCCTTTGTTTGTAGTCGCAGTGGCACCAACGGAAACGAGTTTGTAATCACAGCCGATGGACGGGTGACGATGGGGCCTGGACCGGCGATCAACTTCAACTTGGCCCCCAACGGAAACCTTCAAATCGCTGGTACGCTCACGCAATCCTCTGACAAGAATCTCAAGACGGCGTTCATGAGCGTTGATCCGTTGACGATATTAGATCGCGTCGCATCGATGCCGGTGCAAAGCTGGCAGTTCAAGTTCGATGAACCCGAGTTACGTCACCTCGGCCCCACGGCGCAGGATTTCCATGCCGCGTTCGGTCTCGGCCAGGATGACAAGACGATCGCGCCGGTCGATGGGATCGGTGTGTCACTCGCTGCGATCCAGGCATTGAAAATCGAATGTGTTGAAAAGGACAATCGCATTGACGAGCTGGAAGTGGAGTTGTCCTCCTACAAACGAGACATGGATCAACAGAAGGAGCAATTGACGAAACAGGGAATCTTGCTATCCGAGCAGGACGAGCGTTTGTCCAATCAGAATGCTCAGTTGTCGCAGCAGAGAGAGTCAATTGCCGAGCAAAGAAAAACACTCGTGGAATTGATGTCTCGGTTGGACAACATCGAGAATGTTAGACGCCATGAGCGGAATGATTCCTCTCGCGTCGCCCCCAGCCAAAAGGAAAGTGCGACAAGTGATGATGCTGTCTCGTTTTGA
- a CDS encoding tail fiber domain-containing protein, which translates to MKTVALASLLLLSVLAANGNGQTIQAEVLYLKGALAHIEFDRNGSSQYIVPLTDQLSFLVGGNYKFRVFEDAKIDGLVVNNQGISVAGDGTGRQVTINQIDTSQKFGITSLSSAHGLNDGGIGFQVDSSPFPFYVFDTAKSETLSVRREGVGVGTYNANAPLHVYADGYPFSEASVRVENNLSGSPVQREMFSLINNGGSKFTFTDTSNGNRWLFATQDNGSFVCSRSGTNGNEFVITADGRVTMGPGPAINFNLAPNGNLQIAGTLTQSSDKNLKTAFMSVDPLTILDRVASMPVQSWQFKFDEPELRHLGPTAQDFHAAFGLGQDDKTIAPVDGIGVSLAAIQALNIEVIEKDKQIEELQTDLSICKRQLDRQASELQLQSKELNEQKVLLSEQMKTLTSLMSRLEKVESTKRQ; encoded by the coding sequence ATGAAAACGGTTGCCCTTGCCTCACTGCTTCTGCTCAGCGTTCTAGCCGCCAATGGCAATGGACAGACTATCCAAGCGGAGGTTTTGTACCTGAAAGGCGCTTTGGCACATATAGAATTTGATCGAAATGGATCAAGTCAATACATCGTCCCGCTAACTGATCAATTGTCCTTTCTGGTAGGCGGAAACTATAAATTTCGCGTTTTTGAAGATGCCAAAATAGACGGCTTGGTTGTCAACAATCAGGGAATCTCCGTTGCCGGAGATGGAACTGGAAGGCAAGTTACGATCAATCAGATCGACACATCGCAGAAGTTTGGGATCACAAGCCTTTCTTCTGCGCACGGACTAAACGATGGCGGTATTGGCTTCCAGGTCGACAGCTCTCCTTTCCCCTTCTACGTCTTTGACACGGCGAAAAGCGAAACTTTGAGCGTTCGCCGTGAAGGCGTGGGGGTGGGGACCTACAACGCCAACGCTCCATTGCATGTTTATGCAGACGGATATCCGTTTTCGGAAGCCAGCGTTCGCGTGGAGAATAACCTGTCTGGCTCTCCAGTTCAGAGAGAGATGTTTTCGTTGATCAACAACGGTGGCTCAAAGTTCACCTTCACCGACACGAGCAACGGAAACAGATGGCTCTTTGCCACCCAGGACAATGGGTCCTTTGTTTGTAGTCGAAGTGGCACCAACGGAAACGAGTTTGTGATCACAGCCGATGGACGGGTGACGATGGGGCCTGGACCCGCGATCAACTTCAACTTGGCCCCCAACGGAAACCTTCAAATCGCTGGTACGCTCACGCAATCCTCTGACAAGAATCTCAAGACGGCGTTCATGAGCGTTGATCCGTTGACGATATTAGATCGCGTCGCATCGATGCCGGTGCAAAGCTGGCAGTTCAAGTTCGATGAACCCGAGTTACGTCACCTCGGCCCCACGGCGCAGGATTTCCACGCCGCGTTCGGTCTGGGGCAAGACGATAAGACGATCGCGCCGGTCGATGGGATCGGTGTGTCACTCGCTGCGATCCAGGCGTTGAATATAGAAGTCATCGAAAAGGACAAGCAAATTGAGGAACTTCAGACAGATCTCTCCATCTGCAAACGACAACTGGATCGCCAGGCATCCGAACTCCAGTTGCAATCCAAAGAATTGAATGAGCAGAAAGTGCTGTTGTCCGAACAGATGAAAACGCTGACGTCACTGATGAGTCGCCTGGAAAAGGTCGAAAGTACAAAACGCCAGTGA
- a CDS encoding tail fiber domain-containing protein, translating to MQIAIHQVPTGQEFGITSLSSANGLHNGGIGFQVDSALFPFFVFDTANEEALSVGGEGVGVGTYNANAPLHVYTNGFPFSEARVRVENDLGGPPVQREMFSLVNNGGSKFTFTDTNSGYRWLFATQNNGSFVCSRSGTNGNEFVITADGRVTMGPGPAINFNLAPNGNLQIAGTLTQSSDKNLKTAFASVDPMEVLDQVASMPIQSWQFKFDEPELRHLGPTAQDFHAAFGLGQDDKTIAPVDGIGVSLAAIQALNIEGIEKDKRINELKTDLAMCKRQLAQQQDQLKKLLSRLDNIENMQRKK from the coding sequence ATGCAGATAGCCATCCACCAGGTCCCCACGGGCCAGGAATTTGGGATCACGAGTCTTTCCTCTGCAAACGGGCTGCACAATGGTGGAATCGGCTTTCAAGTCGACAGCGCACTTTTTCCGTTTTTTGTCTTCGACACGGCCAATGAAGAAGCGTTGAGCGTCGGTGGTGAGGGCGTGGGTGTGGGGACATACAATGCAAACGCTCCCCTGCATGTCTATACAAATGGGTTCCCGTTTTCAGAAGCCAGAGTTCGCGTGGAGAACGACCTGGGGGGCCCTCCGGTTCAGCGAGAGATGTTCTCGTTGGTCAACAATGGCGGTTCGAAATTCACCTTCACCGACACAAACAGTGGTTATCGATGGCTCTTTGCCACGCAGAACAACGGTTCCTTTGTTTGTAGTCGCAGTGGCACCAACGGAAACGAGTTTGTAATCACAGCCGATGGACGGGTGACGATGGGGCCTGGACCGGCGATCAACTTCAATTTGGCCCCCAACGGAAACCTTCAAATCGCTGGTACGCTCACGCAATCCTCTGACAAGAATCTCAAGACGGCGTTCGCAAGCGTCGATCCGATGGAGGTCCTGGATCAAGTGGCATCAATGCCGATACAGAGCTGGCAGTTCAAGTTCGATGAACCCGAGTTACGTCACCTCGGCCCCACGGCGCAGGATTTCCACGCCGCGTTCGGTCTGGGGCAAGACGATAAGACGATCGCGCCGGTCGATGGGATCGGTGTGTCACTCGCTGCGATCCAGGCGTTGAACATCGAAGGCATCGAAAAGGACAAACGGATCAACGAACTCAAGACCGATCTGGCCATGTGCAAGCGACAATTGGCACAGCAGCAAGATCAGTTGAAGAAGTTGCTGTCTCGGCTGGATAACATCGAGAACATGCAACGCAAGAAATAG
- a CDS encoding efflux RND transporter permease subunit has product MFDTLIQNPVKVYVGAILAALFGTLSLGLIPKQLVPEVQNPVLTIETNWPGASPQEIEREIVLEQEEQLQGVEGLVKLSSSCRVSNAELTLEFEIGTDIDDALARVNTRLQQVREYPVDSGEPVIEASDLGDRPIARFALTPRPPSNEAIVAFQTEHPELAELLEPARRARNSALRVFRLQNCLDEFGEIHPQLETLRPPPIDLEKLRKFSENFVEPRLERVPGVADAETNGGREQELQIIVDAEKLAARQITIRQVREALNRQNSDSTAGEIFQGKRTWVIRTLGQFRDPEQVKQQLLVSDGNMRVYVGDVAEVRLGYKDRDSVSRRYGTESIGLSVQRVTGANVLEVMHGLRKAERELNEGFLAREGLELFQYYDETEYIESAIALVLQNMLIGSAATIIVLMLFLHFSRATMLSSIAIAATAVASVYLSPWYYLGTLALIIILGYRYARGALVAALAIPISITGAFLCMTLLGRSLNVISLAGMAFAVGMLVDNAVVVLENITRRKQMGETAFNAASRGVSEVAGAIVASTLTTIAVFLPVIFVQATAGQLFRDIALAISCGIAFSLVVSFTVIPVAASRLFRRSDAVDANASSELDNATTANTSPDRHPESERHPESERQPESERHSGWLERWVMAVSGALVSAVVGFNSWILTSRLRSITVALVMTGLSLGVSYWLWPKVEYLPTGNRNFVFARFSLPPGYNLDELSDIGAIVEERLRPYWDVNEGEGPSNGADAPAIDYYFCSIRERSLFMGFRAADEARAAELIPLVRAAGAGLPGIRVIGAQSSLFGRGLTGGRTIDIEISGPDLKRMVDIAARVLADVERLMPGAQASAEPSLELSSPEIHLRPKLLAASEMGIDTTDLGYVVDALVDGAYAGDYYVGGEKIDMTIKGSETGTKDPQLLMSMPMATSDGEIVPLLAVAEMKYGSGPEQIQRRERLRSITVQVSPASEMPLEAAMDLVNNQIISPMIDEGVIGNEYFVALSGTADKLRQAWDALQYNFLLALLITYLLMAALFESWLYPLVVIFSVPLGAVGGIVGLWLLNFFVQQSLDVLTMLGFIILIGTVVNNAILIVHQSLIHMREENLTPIQAVPESVRTRIRPILITTLTTVLGLLPLVLFPGAGSELYRGLGVVFLGGMVVSTCFTLVLVPVVFVLFMDLQRFLRLA; this is encoded by the coding sequence GTGTTTGACACCCTGATTCAAAATCCCGTCAAAGTCTACGTCGGCGCAATTCTAGCTGCGTTGTTCGGCACGTTGTCGCTTGGGTTGATTCCCAAACAATTGGTTCCCGAAGTTCAGAATCCGGTGTTGACCATCGAGACCAATTGGCCTGGCGCCAGCCCACAGGAGATCGAACGCGAAATCGTTTTGGAGCAGGAGGAACAACTGCAGGGTGTCGAGGGACTCGTCAAACTATCGTCCAGCTGCCGTGTCTCCAACGCCGAACTGACGCTGGAGTTCGAGATCGGAACGGACATCGACGACGCATTGGCCAGAGTAAACACTCGCTTGCAACAGGTTCGTGAGTACCCGGTTGATTCTGGAGAGCCGGTCATCGAAGCGTCGGACTTGGGAGACCGCCCCATTGCACGATTCGCATTGACGCCGCGTCCGCCGAGCAACGAAGCGATCGTTGCTTTCCAAACCGAACATCCTGAATTGGCGGAGTTGCTGGAACCGGCTCGACGGGCACGCAATTCCGCGTTGCGTGTGTTCCGTTTGCAGAATTGTTTGGACGAGTTTGGTGAGATCCATCCGCAACTGGAGACGCTTCGTCCACCGCCGATCGACCTGGAAAAGCTCCGCAAGTTCTCAGAGAACTTTGTCGAGCCTCGCTTGGAACGAGTCCCCGGCGTCGCGGATGCGGAAACTAACGGAGGTCGCGAACAAGAATTGCAGATCATCGTCGATGCCGAAAAACTGGCGGCCCGCCAAATCACGATTCGCCAAGTTCGAGAGGCTCTCAACCGCCAGAACAGCGACAGCACGGCGGGTGAGATTTTCCAAGGCAAGCGAACATGGGTCATCCGAACCTTGGGGCAGTTTCGTGACCCCGAACAAGTCAAGCAGCAGCTACTGGTATCCGACGGCAACATGCGTGTGTATGTCGGCGATGTGGCCGAAGTCCGATTGGGCTACAAGGATCGCGATAGCGTGTCTCGTCGATACGGGACCGAGAGCATCGGATTGAGTGTGCAGCGGGTCACCGGTGCAAACGTGTTAGAAGTGATGCACGGACTGCGAAAGGCGGAACGAGAATTGAACGAAGGCTTCCTGGCTCGAGAGGGGCTGGAGCTGTTTCAGTATTACGACGAAACGGAGTACATTGAGTCCGCGATTGCGTTGGTGTTGCAAAACATGCTGATCGGCAGCGCGGCAACCATCATCGTGCTGATGCTTTTCTTGCACTTCAGTCGTGCCACGATGCTCTCCAGCATCGCGATCGCAGCCACCGCCGTCGCGTCCGTCTATCTGTCGCCGTGGTACTACCTTGGCACGTTGGCACTGATCATCATCTTGGGCTATCGGTATGCCCGTGGTGCCTTGGTCGCCGCGCTGGCGATTCCGATCAGCATCACAGGCGCGTTCTTGTGCATGACGTTGCTGGGCCGTTCGTTGAACGTGATTTCTCTCGCCGGAATGGCGTTTGCCGTCGGGATGTTGGTCGACAACGCTGTCGTGGTCTTAGAAAACATCACGCGGCGAAAGCAGATGGGTGAAACCGCATTCAACGCAGCGTCTCGGGGTGTGAGCGAGGTCGCCGGCGCGATTGTCGCGTCGACGTTGACGACGATCGCTGTGTTCTTGCCGGTGATCTTTGTCCAAGCAACGGCGGGTCAGCTCTTTCGCGACATTGCCCTTGCCATCAGTTGTGGGATCGCATTTTCACTCGTGGTTTCTTTCACGGTCATTCCAGTCGCCGCCTCACGACTGTTTCGCCGCAGCGACGCCGTAGACGCGAACGCATCGTCCGAATTGGATAATGCAACGACAGCGAATACATCGCCCGATCGGCATCCGGAATCCGAGCGGCATCCGGAATCCGAGCGGCAGCCGGAATCCGAGCGTCACAGCGGATGGTTGGAGCGTTGGGTGATGGCCGTTTCCGGTGCGTTGGTCAGTGCAGTGGTCGGATTCAATTCTTGGATTCTGACGTCGCGATTGAGATCGATCACGGTTGCCCTGGTGATGACAGGTCTGTCGCTCGGGGTCAGTTATTGGTTGTGGCCGAAAGTCGAGTATTTGCCGACCGGGAATCGCAACTTCGTCTTCGCCCGATTCTCCTTGCCGCCCGGGTATAACTTGGACGAACTGTCCGACATCGGAGCGATTGTTGAAGAACGATTGCGCCCCTATTGGGATGTCAATGAAGGTGAAGGACCGAGCAACGGGGCGGACGCGCCGGCCATCGACTACTATTTCTGCTCGATCCGCGAGCGAAGTCTTTTCATGGGATTTCGGGCGGCAGATGAAGCACGTGCGGCGGAGTTGATTCCGTTGGTACGAGCCGCCGGCGCCGGACTGCCAGGGATCCGTGTCATCGGCGCACAATCCAGCTTGTTCGGCCGAGGTCTGACCGGCGGTCGAACCATTGACATCGAGATCTCTGGTCCCGACTTGAAGAGGATGGTGGACATTGCCGCGAGGGTCTTGGCCGATGTCGAACGACTGATGCCCGGCGCGCAAGCTTCCGCGGAGCCGAGCTTGGAACTCTCCAGTCCCGAGATTCATCTTCGTCCTAAATTGCTGGCGGCGTCGGAGATGGGCATCGATACGACGGACTTGGGGTATGTCGTGGACGCTCTGGTCGACGGCGCCTATGCGGGTGACTATTACGTCGGCGGTGAGAAGATCGACATGACCATTAAGGGATCCGAGACGGGAACGAAGGATCCACAACTGCTGATGTCCATGCCGATGGCAACGAGCGATGGCGAAATCGTACCGTTGCTGGCGGTTGCCGAGATGAAATATGGAAGTGGGCCAGAGCAGATTCAGCGCCGCGAGCGATTGCGGTCGATCACCGTTCAAGTCAGCCCCGCGTCTGAGATGCCGTTGGAGGCCGCAATGGACTTGGTCAACAATCAGATCATTTCACCGATGATCGATGAAGGCGTCATCGGCAACGAGTACTTCGTCGCCCTATCAGGTACGGCAGACAAACTGCGTCAAGCCTGGGATGCGCTGCAATACAACTTTCTGTTGGCGTTGTTGATCACTTACCTGTTGATGGCGGCCTTGTTTGAGTCCTGGCTGTATCCGCTCGTCGTGATTTTCAGTGTGCCGCTGGGAGCCGTCGGCGGGATTGTCGGGCTCTGGCTGTTGAACTTTTTTGTTCAACAATCGTTGGACGTGTTGACAATGTTGGGCTTCATCATCTTGATCGGAACCGTGGTGAACAATGCGATCTTGATCGTCCACCAGTCACTCATCCACATGCGCGAAGAAAACTTGACTCCGATCCAAGCGGTCCCCGAAAGTGTACGTACGCGTATTCGCCCGATTCTCATCACGACGTTGACCACCGTGTTGGGATTGCTGCCGTTGGTACTCTTTCCCGGTGCGGGCAGCGAGTTGTACCGCGGGTTGGGCGTGGTGTTCTTGGGCGGCATGGTCGTTTCAACATGCTTTACCCTAGTCTTGGTACCGGTGGTCTTTGTCTTGTTCATGGACCTACAGCGGTTCCTACGTTTGGCATGA
- a CDS encoding efflux RND transporter periplasmic adaptor subunit, which produces MTASKVQLRQSKSSYQLLGTVTPSRMTTIGCALAGRVDILHVKRGDHLAKGEDIANLKTEVIKIEIAAAKAEHRLAQQQLAELQAGSRSEDVEEARARMEAAAAISRRSESQMKRIKRLIASNAASADEVDVAIADADSSEQLYRAAKVAYDRTVAGPRLEQIAQAQASVDLQGERVRLLEDRLQKHTVVAPFDGYVTAEHTEAGAWVVAGDPVIDMIELDTVLVEVAVPVSQIIALRQGQSIRVECPERPGELLLATLERIVPSADTRSRTFPILLRIENRTVDGIPILMSGMVVRIDLPVGPETQSLFVPTDSIVLDRTKHSVFVVDVDGQAGMLTGAVRRVPVELGIADGELIAVTGDLQAGEWVVTRGNERLAIGQSVSFAAEVE; this is translated from the coding sequence GTGACGGCCAGCAAAGTCCAACTTCGACAATCCAAGTCATCCTACCAACTGCTGGGAACGGTGACGCCGAGCCGGATGACCACCATCGGTTGCGCGCTCGCCGGACGCGTCGATATTCTGCACGTCAAACGTGGCGATCACTTGGCCAAGGGAGAGGATATCGCAAATCTGAAAACGGAAGTCATCAAGATCGAGATCGCGGCCGCCAAGGCAGAGCATCGCCTAGCGCAACAGCAGCTTGCGGAGCTGCAAGCGGGATCACGCTCCGAGGATGTGGAGGAAGCCAGAGCAAGAATGGAAGCGGCCGCTGCGATTTCCCGGCGTTCGGAAAGCCAAATGAAACGCATCAAGCGACTGATCGCATCCAATGCGGCCTCGGCTGACGAAGTCGACGTTGCTATTGCCGATGCCGACTCGTCGGAACAACTTTATCGAGCAGCAAAGGTCGCATACGATCGGACCGTCGCGGGTCCTCGCTTGGAACAGATCGCCCAAGCGCAAGCGAGCGTGGATCTGCAGGGAGAACGCGTTCGATTGTTGGAGGACCGTTTGCAAAAGCACACCGTTGTCGCACCGTTTGATGGCTATGTCACTGCAGAGCATACGGAAGCCGGTGCTTGGGTGGTGGCAGGTGATCCGGTCATCGACATGATCGAGTTGGATACCGTCTTGGTCGAAGTCGCGGTGCCGGTTTCCCAAATCATTGCACTTCGCCAAGGACAATCGATTCGCGTGGAGTGTCCCGAGCGTCCCGGCGAGTTGCTGTTGGCTACCCTGGAACGCATCGTGCCTTCGGCAGACACTCGCTCTCGAACATTTCCAATCTTGTTAAGAATCGAGAATCGAACCGTCGACGGCATCCCGATCTTGATGTCAGGGATGGTTGTGCGAATTGACCTGCCGGTCGGACCTGAAACTCAATCACTGTTCGTACCGACCGATTCAATCGTCTTGGATCGCACGAAACACAGCGTGTTCGTCGTCGATGTGGATGGACAAGCAGGCATGTTGACCGGAGCGGTTCGCCGCGTCCCTGTGGAGCTTGGGATCGCCGACGGCGAGTTGATTGCGGTGACGGGAGATTTGCAAGCAGGAGAATGGGTGGTTACACGAGGAAACGAGCGGTTGGCAATCGGGCAGTCGGTTTCGTTTGCCGCTGAGGTCGAGTAA
- a CDS encoding di-heme oxidoredictase family protein, protein MTQSSESASLSRARLSRVASLSTTIAPLNCPIRWPVLVALVAFWACPHIVAFAQSPSPSSSASSRAESITEGQYLFQKRWTFEPAPQDAPAGGFVRGDGLGPMHNAQSCEACHVGGGASGVNHNVTLLTIDPRSPVITKAVEARRLDPTHLQELKEIFPGLVSANNSISIDIVVHSRSTRPFYDLVRKELKRKIAGDVPDEWLEESTRTSSAIAAKPVLSGRTENVDFYLSQRNSPPLYGLGAINRIEMRQLNKIALSQVRTSGGEVSGRLGVGRFGWRAQTGTLQQFVRGACAGELGLQLRSTPQTPDIADETYRSEGVDLNETQVVELTKFVVSIPAPKRQRVAVPKNVSDGERLFAKIGCAVCHVENIRPAYGIYSDLLLHDMGDLLSAPSPAPIPTSVGVARMRVPGLSDSSGSPILEYYGGRSLPMPYPYPRPEFPQFPYGQSVDASAPTPDVTRMGWDDFAREWRTPPLWGLADTGPYLHDGRAETIDAAIRWHGGEASSAATAYRKLTWGDQESVIAFLSSLKAPLPAQSALAMGDEEFLNEVGWSASEISDSKVSVSEVNHQDTSDSDFSRQALAIMQMD, encoded by the coding sequence ATGACTCAATCGTCAGAATCCGCGTCGCTCTCCAGAGCACGACTCTCGAGAGTCGCATCCCTCTCCACCACGATCGCTCCACTCAATTGCCCAATTCGATGGCCAGTGTTGGTCGCCTTGGTTGCTTTCTGGGCATGTCCCCACATCGTCGCTTTTGCTCAGTCGCCCAGTCCAAGCAGCAGTGCATCGTCTCGAGCCGAGTCGATCACGGAAGGTCAGTACCTTTTTCAGAAACGATGGACATTCGAGCCGGCTCCGCAAGACGCACCAGCTGGCGGGTTTGTTCGCGGTGATGGCCTGGGGCCGATGCACAATGCCCAATCCTGTGAGGCTTGCCATGTCGGTGGCGGGGCGTCCGGCGTGAATCACAACGTCACGTTGCTGACCATCGATCCCAGATCACCCGTCATCACGAAAGCCGTCGAAGCTCGACGACTTGATCCGACCCATCTGCAGGAACTCAAGGAAATCTTTCCCGGGTTGGTTTCCGCCAACAACAGCATATCGATCGATATCGTTGTGCACTCTCGATCCACTCGCCCGTTTTACGATCTGGTTCGAAAGGAACTCAAACGCAAGATTGCGGGCGACGTCCCTGATGAGTGGCTCGAGGAATCGACGCGGACCTCCAGTGCAATCGCAGCCAAACCTGTCTTGTCGGGTAGGACCGAGAACGTGGACTTTTATCTCAGTCAACGAAACTCGCCTCCGTTGTACGGTTTGGGGGCGATCAATCGGATCGAGATGAGGCAACTCAACAAGATTGCACTTTCCCAAGTCCGGACCAGTGGCGGTGAAGTCTCGGGGAGGTTGGGGGTCGGCAGGTTTGGCTGGAGGGCACAGACGGGGACGCTACAGCAATTTGTTCGCGGAGCATGCGCGGGTGAACTCGGCTTGCAGCTCCGCTCGACTCCCCAAACGCCGGACATCGCGGATGAGACCTATCGCAGCGAAGGCGTTGATTTGAATGAAACGCAAGTCGTAGAGTTGACCAAGTTCGTAGTGTCCATTCCCGCGCCGAAACGGCAACGTGTTGCTGTTCCCAAGAACGTCAGCGACGGCGAACGGCTGTTTGCAAAAATCGGCTGCGCGGTGTGTCACGTCGAAAACATTCGCCCTGCCTACGGCATCTACAGCGACCTGCTGCTGCACGACATGGGAGATCTCCTCTCCGCACCGTCGCCCGCCCCGATCCCGACGTCCGTCGGCGTCGCCCGGATGCGTGTCCCCGGGCTCTCGGATTCGTCAGGAAGTCCGATTTTGGAATACTACGGTGGTCGTTCATTACCAATGCCCTATCCGTATCCACGACCTGAGTTCCCCCAGTTTCCCTATGGTCAGTCGGTGGACGCGTCAGCTCCCACACCTGACGTGACAAGAATGGGATGGGATGACTTTGCACGCGAATGGCGGACGCCGCCGTTATGGGGACTGGCTGACACGGGACCGTACTTGCATGACGGTCGGGCCGAAACGATTGATGCCGCCATCCGCTGGCACGGCGGCGAAGCGAGTTCCGCTGCGACCGCTTACCGAAAGCTGACGTGGGGCGATCAAGAATCAGTGATTGCGTTTTTGAGCAGTTTGAAGGCTCCTTTGCCAGCACAGAGCGCCTTGGCAATGGGCGACGAAGAATTCTTGAACGAAGTCGGTTGGTCGGCCAGCGAGATCAGCGATTCCAAAGTGAGTGTTTCCGAAGTCAATCACCAGGATACGTCGGACTCCGATTTCTCACGTCAGGCTCTTGCAATCATGCAAATGGACTGA
- a CDS encoding PilZ domain-containing protein has translation MLRLSGTAPSRDVEDLIRELLEEDAYYDRTEHRSTHRETLVRPVQISIRGGETISAFSRNVSAAGMGLITNQVIAERAIGVLTIERIKGMPSRLLAECRWCRSYGGDWKISGWQFINVHQ, from the coding sequence ATGTTACGTCTTAGTGGAACGGCGCCCTCTCGCGATGTGGAAGACTTGATCCGTGAACTGTTGGAGGAAGATGCCTATTACGATCGCACGGAGCACCGTTCTACGCACCGGGAAACACTCGTGCGTCCGGTGCAAATCAGCATCCGAGGCGGGGAAACGATCAGCGCTTTCTCCAGAAATGTCTCCGCCGCGGGAATGGGATTGATCACCAATCAGGTCATCGCCGAACGCGCCATCGGCGTGTTGACGATCGAACGCATCAAAGGCATGCCATCCAGGTTGCTGGCCGAGTGCCGTTGGTGCAGAAGCTATGGCGGGGACTGGAAAATATCTGGCTGGCAGTTCATCAACGTGCATCAGTAG
- the aroH gene encoding chorismate mutase — protein sequence MTVCRGVRGATTVENDDRDEILLATRQLIGLMIRQNGIDSADLASAFFTVTKDLTAEFPALAARQLGWLEVPLLCGYEITVEGSLPRCIRVLLHWNTTKTQSEIHHIYLHEAVKLRPDLSKLPPVDFEELEQWIRGHLCED from the coding sequence ATGACGGTGTGCCGAGGCGTCCGTGGCGCGACAACGGTTGAAAACGACGATCGAGACGAGATATTGCTCGCAACGCGGCAATTGATCGGTTTGATGATCCGCCAAAACGGAATCGACTCGGCCGACTTGGCAAGTGCATTCTTTACGGTCACCAAAGACCTGACCGCTGAGTTTCCCGCGCTTGCGGCCAGACAGTTGGGATGGCTGGAGGTTCCGCTGCTGTGCGGCTACGAGATCACCGTGGAAGGCTCGTTGCCGCGATGCATCCGAGTCTTGCTGCACTGGAACACGACAAAAACGCAGTCGGAGATCCATCACATCTATCTCCACGAAGCGGTCAAACTTCGCCCCGATCTGTCCAAGTTGCCACCGGTCGACTTTGAAGAACTTGAGCAATGGATCCGCGGCCACCTGTGTGAGGACTGA